From Acidobacteriota bacterium, a single genomic window includes:
- a CDS encoding zf-HC2 domain-containing protein — protein sequence MTHQEVQQGEIVERFVRRQLTPDERRAFQEHYFGCEECFEQVEMTARFVAGVRQASRQGLLAESVAERWWPWRVVLFKPALGFAVATGLALAVAFGWLLFKQNSAPRQELAIQQTPTPTPHPAVTPGTTSTPTPGARPKLQNQPDLLAQNRPPQTPDLAPGKAPVVFLDSERDGSGGGNQLTIPANAASAALRIEVEPNSSYSGFQFQLFDNSKRLVTTVNSGKASPRGAISASVPANLLQTGKYVVKCYGLHDGQRELVGEYKLQVQKP from the coding sequence ATGACGCACCAAGAGGTACAACAGGGCGAGATCGTCGAACGCTTCGTGCGGCGCCAACTCACGCCTGACGAGCGGCGCGCGTTCCAGGAACATTATTTTGGCTGTGAGGAATGCTTTGAGCAGGTGGAAATGACCGCGCGTTTTGTGGCCGGTGTCCGGCAAGCGTCTCGCCAAGGCTTACTGGCCGAAAGCGTGGCGGAGCGCTGGTGGCCCTGGCGAGTGGTACTGTTCAAACCCGCGCTCGGTTTTGCCGTCGCCACCGGGCTGGCGCTGGCCGTGGCGTTTGGCTGGCTGTTGTTCAAACAAAACTCTGCGCCGCGTCAGGAACTGGCCATTCAGCAAACGCCGACGCCAACACCCCACCCGGCAGTCACGCCAGGAACAACCTCCACACCTACGCCCGGTGCGCGCCCGAAGCTGCAAAATCAACCCGACCTGCTGGCGCAAAACCGCCCGCCCCAAACGCCCGACCTTGCGCCCGGCAAAGCGCCCGTCGTCTTTTTGGATTCCGAACGCGATGGCAGCGGCGGCGGCAATCAACTGACCATTCCCGCGAACGCGGCCAGCGCCGCGCTGCGTATTGAAGTCGAGCCCAACAGTTCGTATTCCGGCTTTCAGTTTCAACTCTTCGACAACTCCAAACGGCTGGTCACGACCGTCAACAGCGGCAAAGCCAGCCCACGCGGGGCCATTTCAGCCAGTGTGCCCGCCAACCTTTTACAGACCGGCAAATATGTGGTGAAGTGTTACGGCTTACACGACGGCCAGCGCGAGTTGGTCGGCGAATATAAATTACAAGTTCAGAAGCCGTGA
- a CDS encoding sigma-70 family RNA polymerase sigma factor produces MHTRAEILTNQEIVTRIRQGEAEAEAVLYQKFSTRVYFTALSETHSKEDAEDARAETFLRVIQALRQDKLRSADSLPSFIVGITLNVVRELVRQKYRVDSLEDYEYDSAGDGSLEQALLDAETGRALKELARQLKPREQQFLRMYYYEELPNPEIAQKLGIKEERLRLIKSRALQSFRELYQKMTRARKIK; encoded by the coding sequence ATGCACACCCGCGCGGAAATCCTCACCAATCAGGAAATCGTCACCCGCATCCGCCAAGGCGAGGCCGAGGCGGAAGCCGTGCTCTATCAAAAGTTCTCGACGCGCGTTTACTTCACCGCGCTTAGCGAAACCCACTCAAAAGAAGACGCCGAGGATGCGCGGGCCGAAACTTTCTTGCGTGTGATTCAGGCGCTGCGGCAAGACAAGTTGCGTTCGGCTGATTCACTGCCTTCATTTATCGTCGGCATCACGCTCAACGTCGTGCGCGAGCTTGTGCGGCAAAAGTATCGCGTGGATTCGCTGGAAGATTATGAATACGACAGCGCGGGCGACGGCTCGCTGGAACAGGCGCTGCTGGATGCCGAGACGGGCCGCGCGTTGAAGGAACTCGCCCGCCAGTTGAAGCCGCGCGAGCAACAGTTTTTGCGCATGTATTATTACGAAGAGCTGCCGAACCCGGAGATTGCACAAAAGCTGGGCATCAAAGAAGAACGCTTGCGGCTGATCAAATCGCGCGCGTTGCAGAGCTTTCGGGAGCTTTATCAGAAAATGACGCGTGCTCGAAAAATAAAGTGA
- a CDS encoding dienelactone hydrolase family protein — protein sequence MKGLVYLLTISVFIGALSGATLGQTVPTRFGFPKEDAGKRTVNLQVEGVAREVVFYRPPNLPANQAVPVVFVFHGTGGSGEGAYDDMGWKEKAEQEGFMAVFPSALRYHIFDETLVKNGQVLHDMQRNTTKFNFFGFEKLLDPAYPDQHVYDDVKFVQVIVELLTKHYAVDADRFYVTGFSNGGQFAQRLLVQMSDVFAAFALCSIGRGFNAEDFTHANDYTSAPFQPRTVMHMIGELDPKLNYAAQVAGFPLDESAAAPGTWTNAVMQGFVQLLGLSADYGYKRTPRASVFHYGGTGATTYDFVLVEGMRHIYPNGENFSFQAVDVFWLFLKQHHR from the coding sequence ATGAAAGGTCTAGTGTACCTGTTGACGATCAGTGTCTTTATTGGCGCCTTGTCCGGCGCAACGTTGGGGCAAACCGTTCCCACCCGCTTCGGCTTTCCAAAAGAAGACGCCGGCAAACGCACGGTGAATCTGCAAGTGGAAGGCGTGGCGCGCGAAGTCGTTTTTTATCGCCCGCCCAATTTGCCGGCGAATCAGGCCGTACCGGTGGTGTTTGTTTTTCACGGCACGGGCGGTTCAGGCGAAGGCGCTTATGACGACATGGGCTGGAAAGAAAAGGCCGAGCAGGAAGGTTTCATGGCCGTTTTCCCCTCGGCCTTGCGCTATCACATCTTTGACGAAACGCTGGTCAAGAACGGGCAGGTCTTGCACGACATGCAACGCAACACGACCAAGTTCAATTTCTTTGGCTTCGAGAAACTGCTTGATCCGGCCTACCCCGATCAGCATGTGTACGATGACGTGAAATTCGTGCAGGTGATCGTCGAGTTGTTGACCAAGCACTATGCCGTAGACGCCGACCGGTTTTATGTGACGGGCTTTTCCAACGGTGGGCAATTCGCGCAACGCTTGCTGGTACAGATGTCGGATGTGTTTGCGGCCTTCGCGCTGTGTTCCATCGGACGCGGCTTTAATGCCGAAGATTTCACGCACGCCAACGATTACACCAGCGCACCGTTCCAACCACGCACTGTCATGCACATGATCGGCGAACTCGATCCGAAGCTGAATTACGCGGCGCAGGTCGCAGGCTTTCCGCTCGACGAATCCGCCGCCGCGCCGGGCACGTGGACGAATGCCGTGATGCAGGGCTTCGTCCAATTGTTAGGTTTGTCGGCTGATTACGGCTACAAACGCACCCCCCGCGCGTCGGTGTTTCACTACGGCGGAACCGGCGCGACGACTTATGATTTCGTGCTTGTCGAAGGCATGCGCCACATCTATCCGAACGGCGAGAACTTCAGCTTCCAAGCGGTGGATGTCTTCTGGCTGTTTCTGAAACAGCATCACCGCTAA
- a CDS encoding YkgJ family cysteine cluster protein, translating to MECRIGCGACCIAPSINSPIPGMPNGKPAGERCVQLTADNRCRLFGLPERPAFCVGLRPSEEMCGTDAAEALQRLNRLEVLTKPVQP from the coding sequence ATGGAATGCCGCATTGGCTGCGGTGCCTGCTGCATCGCGCCTTCAATCAATTCACCGATTCCAGGAATGCCAAACGGCAAACCGGCGGGTGAGCGCTGTGTGCAATTAACGGCGGACAATCGTTGCCGGTTGTTTGGCTTGCCAGAGCGTCCGGCGTTTTGTGTGGGCTTGCGGCCAAGTGAAGAGATGTGCGGAACTGATGCGGCAGAGGCGTTGCAACGGTTGAACCGGTTGGAGGTCTTGACCAAACCGGTTCAACCGTGA
- a CDS encoding ROK family protein, with the protein MYAGIEAGGTKWVCAVGSGPDDITALERFSTTTPAETIARAIDFLGQFPALQAIGVGSFGPLDLHADSPTYGYITTTPKAGWQFTDVVGPLRAAFGVPVGFDTDVNAAALGEWRWGAAQGLDTFVYLTIGTGIGGGALVNGKLLHGLLHPEMGHMLMRRDVARDPFAGACPFHEDCLEALATGPALEKRWGVRAETLPVDHTAWGLEAHYLAQAIVNLICILSPQRIILGGGVMHQPQVFAALRPAVQHLLNGYLQMPQITARIDEYIVPPGLGDRAGVLGAIALAMEAENKSIG; encoded by the coding sequence ATGTACGCAGGCATCGAAGCAGGCGGCACCAAATGGGTGTGCGCCGTTGGCAGCGGGCCGGATGACATCACCGCGCTCGAACGCTTTTCCACCACCACCCCAGCGGAAACCATCGCGCGCGCCATTGATTTCCTGGGGCAATTCCCCGCCCTGCAAGCCATTGGCGTAGGTTCTTTCGGCCCGCTTGATTTGCACGCGGATTCGCCCACGTATGGCTACATCACGACGACGCCGAAAGCGGGCTGGCAATTCACCGATGTCGTCGGGCCGTTGCGCGCGGCGTTTGGCGTGCCGGTCGGTTTCGACACCGACGTCAACGCGGCGGCGTTGGGCGAATGGCGTTGGGGCGCGGCGCAGGGGTTGGACACCTTTGTTTACCTGACCATCGGCACCGGCATCGGCGGCGGCGCGCTGGTTAACGGCAAGCTCTTGCACGGCCTCTTGCATCCTGAGATGGGCCACATGCTGATGCGACGCGACGTCGCGCGCGATCCCTTCGCCGGCGCATGCCCCTTTCACGAAGATTGTTTGGAAGCGTTGGCAACCGGCCCAGCGCTCGAAAAACGTTGGGGCGTGCGAGCCGAGACCTTGCCAGTTGATCACACGGCGTGGGGATTGGAAGCGCACTACCTGGCCCAAGCCATCGTCAATCTGATCTGCATCCTCTCGCCCCAACGCATCATCCTGGGCGGCGGCGTGATGCATCAGCCGCAAGTCTTCGCGGCCTTGCGGCCTGCGGTGCAGCATTTACTGAACGGCTATTTGCAAATGCCACAGATCACCGCGCGCATTGACGAATACATTGTGCCGCCGGGCTTGGGCGACCGCGCGGGCGTGCTGGGGGCAATCGCGCTGGCGATGGAAGCTGAAAACAAGTCCATCGGTTGA
- a CDS encoding SDR family oxidoreductase has product MPLKDFTQKTAVVTGGASGIGLALAAELSQRGCNVALVDCRADRLQEAQRQLVTSGRHVTTHECDIGDFAQVEALCEAVSQAHGHVHLLINNAGVSVAGPFLETSLADFDWLMRVNFWGTVYCCKAFLPRLLNEPEAHVVTMCSSFGLLGFAGKSAYSASKFAVRGFSEALRMELAGTSTGLTVVYPGPVQTNILRDGRTASEAQRQAETEFLSSRAIPATRVARQVARGIQRNAARVRLSLDYAAIDWLTRLSPALAQAGGAWAARRMPF; this is encoded by the coding sequence ATGCCCCTCAAAGACTTCACGCAAAAAACCGCTGTCGTCACAGGCGGAGCAAGCGGCATCGGGTTGGCGCTTGCCGCAGAATTAAGCCAGCGCGGTTGCAATGTGGCGCTGGTGGATTGCCGCGCCGACCGCTTGCAGGAGGCACAACGGCAACTGGTGACGAGCGGTCGTCACGTCACTACTCACGAATGTGACATCGGTGATTTCGCGCAAGTCGAGGCGTTGTGCGAAGCGGTCAGCCAAGCGCATGGCCACGTCCACTTATTGATCAACAACGCGGGCGTTTCTGTGGCTGGCCCTTTCTTGGAAACCAGTCTGGCCGATTTCGACTGGCTCATGCGCGTGAATTTTTGGGGCACGGTATATTGCTGCAAAGCGTTTTTGCCGCGCTTGCTCAACGAACCCGAAGCGCACGTCGTGACCATGTGCAGTTCGTTCGGGCTGCTGGGCTTTGCGGGCAAATCGGCGTACTCCGCCTCGAAATTTGCCGTGCGTGGCTTCAGCGAAGCACTGCGGATGGAATTGGCGGGCACTAGCACGGGGCTGACGGTCGTTTATCCGGGGCCGGTGCAAACCAATATCCTGCGCGATGGACGCACGGCCAGCGAAGCGCAACGGCAAGCCGAAACCGAGTTCTTATCCAGCCGCGCCATCCCCGCCACACGCGTCGCCCGGCAAGTCGCACGGGGAATTCAACGCAATGCCGCGCGCGTCCGGCTCAGTCTGGATTACGCGGCGATTGACTGGCTGACGCGGCTCTCGCCCGCGCTGGCACAAGCGGGTGGCGCGTGGGCGGCCCGGCGAATGCCATTCTGA
- a CDS encoding imidazolonepropionase — MPDTLALVGCSQLVTLAGPAAPRTGVSMRELGIIPQGALFVRAGRIERVGTRAEIEPLIDTACQVVEAGGRVVLPGFVDAHTHPVFAGSRADEFEQRASGATYQQIAAAGGGIKSTVRQTRAASEDKLVEVGQRYAQWFLRCGTTTVEAKSGYGLTTADELKMLRAIRRLNAETPLRYVPTFLGAHTVPAEFVGRGDEYVALVIEEMLPRVAQEQLAEYCDVFCEAGAFSVEESRRILTAAQQLGLKLRVHADQLSLNGGAALAAELGAVTADHLEHADAAGIAALQAAQVQPVLLPASVLMIGAARYPNARAMIEAGLAIVLATDFNPGSSPVVSMLLVLTLACTQMKLTPAEALTAATINAAYSLGRGAESGSLEAGKRADFVIHDCADYRELAYFAGLEHPATVYVAGQLIWERP; from the coding sequence ATGCCGGATACCCTGGCGCTCGTTGGCTGCTCACAACTCGTCACCTTGGCAGGCCCTGCCGCCCCACGTACCGGTGTGTCTATGCGCGAGCTTGGCATCATTCCTCAAGGGGCACTGTTCGTGCGTGCGGGGCGGATCGAACGGGTTGGTACACGCGCTGAAATTGAACCGCTCATTGACACCGCTTGCCAAGTTGTCGAGGCGGGTGGTCGGGTTGTGTTGCCGGGCTTTGTGGACGCCCACACGCATCCGGTTTTCGCCGGCAGTCGCGCCGACGAATTTGAGCAGCGCGCTTCGGGCGCAACCTATCAGCAAATCGCGGCGGCGGGCGGCGGCATCAAATCCACCGTGCGCCAGACACGGGCGGCCAGCGAAGATAAATTGGTTGAAGTGGGCCAGCGTTACGCGCAATGGTTCCTACGCTGCGGCACGACCACGGTCGAAGCAAAATCGGGGTATGGGCTGACGACCGCAGACGAATTGAAAATGCTGCGCGCGATACGACGCTTGAACGCCGAGACGCCATTGCGTTACGTGCCGACCTTTCTGGGCGCGCACACGGTACCCGCCGAGTTTGTCGGGCGTGGCGACGAATACGTGGCGTTGGTGATCGAAGAGATGCTGCCCCGCGTCGCGCAAGAACAATTGGCCGAGTATTGCGATGTGTTTTGCGAAGCGGGCGCGTTCAGCGTCGAAGAGTCGCGCCGCATTCTGACGGCGGCACAACAACTCGGGTTGAAGCTGCGCGTGCATGCCGACCAACTTTCGCTGAATGGCGGCGCAGCCTTGGCGGCGGAGTTAGGCGCAGTGACTGCCGATCATCTTGAACACGCCGATGCAGCGGGGATCGCGGCGCTGCAGGCAGCTCAGGTACAACCCGTCTTGTTGCCCGCTTCGGTGCTAATGATCGGCGCGGCGCGTTATCCCAATGCCCGCGCAATGATTGAGGCCGGGCTGGCCATCGTCCTCGCGACCGATTTCAATCCCGGTTCGTCGCCAGTCGTTTCGATGTTGTTGGTGCTGACGCTGGCTTGCACGCAGATGAAACTGACGCCCGCCGAAGCCCTCACTGCGGCGACGATCAATGCGGCATACAGTTTGGGGCGCGGCGCTGAAAGCGGTTCGTTGGAAGCGGGCAAACGCGCGGATTTCGTCATTCACGATTGCGCTGATTACCGCGAACTGGCGTACTTCGCCGGGCTTGAGCATCCAGCAACGGTTTACGTTGCTGGACAACTTATTTGGGAAAGGCCCTGA
- a CDS encoding CBS domain-containing protein, with product MNTLNSIIRGREVYSLNQEMTVLEAARYMADKRVGAAAVLDGERVVGVFSERDLMTRIVVSGVPADRTRLADVMTRDIVVSAPQDSLEEGLRKMQQAKCRHLPVVQDSHLLGFISLRDLLQVELEEKDEENRFLNEYIHSIPAAAGK from the coding sequence GTGAACACTTTGAATTCCATCATCCGTGGACGGGAGGTTTATTCGCTCAACCAAGAAATGACGGTGCTCGAAGCAGCGCGCTATATGGCGGACAAGCGGGTCGGTGCGGCAGCCGTGCTTGATGGCGAGCGCGTAGTGGGCGTCTTTTCTGAACGTGATCTGATGACTCGTATCGTCGTATCTGGCGTGCCTGCCGACCGGACGCGCCTGGCTGACGTCATGACCCGAGACATTGTGGTGAGCGCTCCGCAGGACTCGTTAGAAGAAGGGCTGCGTAAAATGCAACAGGCCAAATGCCGTCACCTGCCGGTCGTGCAAGACAGCCATCTGCTAGGCTTCATCTCGCTGCGTGACCTGTTGCAAGTCGAGCTTGAAGAGAAGGATGAAGAAAACAGGTTTTTGAACGAATACATCCACTCTATCCCCGCAGCAGCGGGGAAATAA
- a CDS encoding agmatinase family protein encodes MQTPISDDPFWPRASAWLAGDKFEHTLGNLAVLGAPVRLGSVTPGRGDLAPQAVRDSLRRFSTYDIETDVDVRALAVNDHGDLPLVETKLEDAFAPLRAAVNQAAQQADAVILLGGDNGVTRPGVHGIGESLSEVGLLTLDAHFDLRDTAHGLSNGNPVRALLEDGLPGAHIVQLGILGFANSQAYAQVARDAGINVVTMDKLRAQGIEPAISAALDYLSARVSVIYFDLDVDVLDRAFAPACPGARPGGLQPWELRRAAWLCGRHPKVKAMDLVEVDPTRDVANVTVMVTAQSLLSFAAGLVRRLSKPV; translated from the coding sequence ATGCAAACTCCCATTTCAGACGATCCATTCTGGCCACGTGCCAGCGCGTGGTTGGCGGGTGACAAATTCGAACACACGCTCGGTAACCTGGCCGTCTTAGGCGCGCCCGTGCGTTTAGGTTCAGTCACACCGGGGCGCGGCGACTTGGCCCCACAAGCCGTGCGCGACAGCTTGCGCCGGTTCAGCACCTATGACATCGAAACTGACGTAGACGTGCGGGCCTTGGCGGTGAATGACCACGGTGATTTGCCGCTGGTCGAAACGAAACTCGAAGACGCCTTTGCCCCATTGCGCGCGGCGGTCAACCAAGCTGCGCAACAGGCAGACGCGGTCATCCTGCTTGGCGGCGACAACGGCGTCACGCGGCCCGGCGTGCATGGCATTGGCGAGTCATTGAGTGAAGTCGGCTTGCTGACGCTGGATGCGCATTTCGATCTGCGCGACACCGCGCATGGCTTATCGAACGGCAACCCAGTGCGTGCGTTGCTCGAAGACGGTTTGCCCGGCGCGCACATCGTACAACTCGGCATCCTCGGTTTCGCCAATTCGCAAGCCTATGCCCAAGTCGCCCGCGACGCTGGCATCAACGTCGTCACGATGGATAAGCTGCGCGCACAAGGCATTGAACCCGCCATCAGCGCCGCGCTCGACTATCTGTCGGCGCGCGTCAGCGTGATCTACTTTGACCTGGATGTTGACGTGCTCGACCGCGCCTTTGCCCCGGCCTGTCCGGGCGCGCGGCCCGGCGGTTTGCAGCCCTGGGAATTGCGGCGCGCCGCGTGGTTGTGCGGGCGGCATCCCAAAGTCAAAGCAATGGATTTGGTCGAAGTAGATCCGACCCGGGATGTGGCCAATGTGACTGTGATGGTGACCGCACAAAGTCTCTTGTCGTTTGCCGCCGGATTGGTGCGCCGTCTGTCCAAGCCTGTGTGA
- the ubiE gene encoding bifunctional demethylmenaquinone methyltransferase/2-methoxy-6-polyprenyl-1,4-benzoquinol methylase UbiE produces the protein MAKLIGADLPNPQFNTAKGVAVQAMFAQIAPSYDRLNHLLSLNIDKRWRRFTVNQLADVLARPNALALDLCCGTADLTLELAQYARVIGSDFCHPMLVIGNGKLAQQQVHRASLSEADALHLPFADCCADAVTVAFGLRNLEDVPAGLTEIYRVLKPGGRAAILEFSRPILPGFREAFAFYFHHILPRIGALLSGSNGAYTYLPQSVSNFPDQKRLAELMRQTGFTNVRYHNLSGGIAALHLGERT, from the coding sequence ATGGCCAAACTGATCGGCGCTGATCTTCCCAACCCGCAATTCAACACAGCCAAAGGCGTCGCCGTGCAGGCGATGTTTGCGCAAATTGCGCCCAGTTACGACCGGCTCAATCATCTGCTCTCGCTCAACATTGATAAACGCTGGCGGCGGTTCACCGTCAACCAACTGGCCGATGTACTGGCGCGGCCTAATGCGCTCGCGCTTGATCTGTGCTGCGGCACGGCGGATTTGACGCTCGAACTCGCCCAATACGCCCGCGTCATCGGCTCCGATTTCTGCCACCCGATGCTGGTCATCGGCAACGGCAAACTGGCGCAACAACAAGTCCACCGCGCTTCCCTTTCCGAAGCCGATGCCTTGCACCTGCCCTTTGCCGACTGTTGCGCAGATGCGGTCACGGTGGCGTTCGGGTTGCGCAATCTCGAAGACGTGCCCGCCGGTTTGACTGAAATCTATCGCGTGCTCAAACCGGGCGGACGCGCCGCCATTCTGGAATTCTCACGCCCGATTCTGCCTGGCTTCCGCGAAGCCTTTGCGTTTTATTTCCATCACATCCTGCCGCGCATCGGCGCACTGCTGTCCGGGTCGAACGGCGCATACACCTACCTGCCGCAATCGGTCAGTAATTTCCCCGATCAAAAACGGCTGGCCGAATTGATGCGCCAGACCGGCTTCACGAACGTGCGCTATCACAACCTGTCGGGCGGCATCGCGGCACTGCATTTGGGCGAGCGTACCTGA
- a CDS encoding insulinase family protein, which translates to MSFSKLLSSALFAALLTGLCASSARAQKPAQKDNKTPLAPVTPAPSTPFSDVRRDNLLNGFQIITLERVSEPVLKCDVVLRAGAMFDLADKTGLATLTQATLMAVNPRVKEEFESLNAKLEWGVNWDLTWFHIESPPGSFDAVMEILSRLLIVENIRADAFKRAQQDTLDKLKTTQPTLAERADEAFLRALYGTHPYGHNLLGNLQTIASMKLGDLYDFHKRFYMGNDAFAVVTGPVKHERIMRTFKTFFGGWIKGAIVQPTFRAPARVEQLNFVKVEVAEAATVELRGGVLGARLTEGDYLAVELLARILAVRLKRAGVEGVTIHHPERVLAAPFYFAATVTADQAQAVSRQITEAFAALATTELTAEELANAKAALNAEYAAYPIELSLRDIEAFNLPKPWPLTLNTNIKELTAAELQRVAKRLLEANALTVVALGRVNELKSQL; encoded by the coding sequence ATGTCATTCTCGAAGTTGCTTTCATCTGCCTTGTTTGCTGCATTGTTGACGGGCCTCTGCGCGTCCAGTGCGCGTGCCCAAAAGCCCGCCCAAAAAGACAATAAGACGCCGCTCGCGCCCGTCACGCCCGCGCCCAGCACGCCGTTCAGCGATGTGCGCCGCGACAACCTGCTGAATGGCTTTCAAATTATCACGCTCGAACGCGTGAGTGAGCCTGTCCTGAAATGCGATGTCGTCTTGCGCGCGGGCGCGATGTTCGATCTGGCGGATAAAACCGGCCTCGCCACGCTCACCCAAGCAACCCTGATGGCCGTCAACCCGCGTGTCAAAGAAGAGTTTGAATCACTCAATGCCAAGCTCGAGTGGGGCGTCAATTGGGATCTGACCTGGTTTCATATTGAAAGCCCGCCCGGTAGCTTTGACGCCGTGATGGAAATCCTGTCGCGCTTGTTGATCGTCGAAAACATCCGTGCGGATGCGTTCAAACGCGCGCAGCAAGACACCCTCGACAAACTCAAAACAACCCAACCAACGCTGGCCGAACGCGCTGATGAAGCGTTTCTGCGCGCCCTTTACGGCACACATCCGTATGGCCACAACTTGCTCGGCAACTTACAAACCATCGCCAGTATGAAACTGGGGGATCTTTACGATTTCCATAAACGCTTTTATATGGGCAACGACGCCTTTGCCGTGGTGACCGGCCCGGTCAAACACGAACGCATTATGCGGACGTTCAAGACATTCTTTGGTGGCTGGATCAAAGGCGCAATCGTGCAACCGACCTTCCGCGCTCCGGCCCGCGTCGAACAACTCAACTTCGTCAAAGTCGAAGTCGCCGAGGCGGCCACCGTGGAATTACGCGGCGGAGTGCTGGGCGCGCGTTTGACCGAAGGCGATTATCTGGCGGTCGAACTGCTGGCGCGGATACTGGCTGTCCGGCTCAAACGCGCTGGGGTCGAAGGGGTCACCATTCACCACCCCGAGCGCGTGCTGGCGGCGCCCTTCTATTTCGCGGCGACCGTCACCGCCGATCAGGCCCAAGCCGTTTCGCGCCAGATCACCGAGGCCTTCGCGGCGCTGGCCACGACGGAGCTGACGGCGGAAGAATTGGCCAACGCCAAGGCGGCGCTGAATGCCGAATATGCCGCATATCCCATCGAACTTTCCTTGCGCGACATCGAGGCGTTCAATCTGCCGAAACCCTGGCCGTTGACGTTGAACACTAACATCAAGGAGCTGACCGCCGCCGAATTACAGCGTGTGGCCAAACGCCTGCTCGAAGCCAACGCGCTCACCGTCGTCGCGCTGGGCCGTGTCAACGAATTGAAATCTCAGTTGTAA
- a CDS encoding ABC transporter permease, with product MNRLGKIGLVIITLFFLAALLAPVIAPYDPAAQLPLSRDLPTEERLKPSRAHWLGSDDLGRDVLSRILYGARISMRVGVTVVLISALIGVLIGAVSGFYGGWVDRLLSGFLFNVFMSFPSILLAIAMVAFLGPSLSNLILALSVIGWVGYARLMRGQVLKVREYDFVTAARALGANDLRLIVRHILPNAIQPLIVQASLGMAGAVLSEASLSFLGLGVPPPAASWGAMLNDARTFLTIAPHLLIFPGLAVMLTVLAFNFVGDGLREWLDPKQQR from the coding sequence ATGAATCGTCTGGGAAAAATTGGGCTGGTGATCATCACGCTCTTCTTTCTGGCGGCGTTGCTGGCACCCGTGATTGCGCCGTATGACCCGGCGGCGCAGTTGCCGCTGAGCCGCGATCTGCCGACCGAGGAGCGCTTGAAACCAAGCCGTGCGCATTGGTTGGGCAGCGATGATCTGGGGCGCGATGTACTGTCGCGCATTCTTTACGGCGCGCGGATTTCGATGCGTGTGGGCGTGACGGTCGTGTTGATCTCGGCCTTGATCGGCGTGCTGATCGGCGCGGTTTCCGGCTTTTATGGCGGCTGGGTAGACCGGCTTCTTTCCGGCTTCCTCTTCAATGTGTTTATGTCCTTCCCTAGCATTTTGCTGGCGATTGCGATGGTGGCGTTTCTGGGGCCGAGCTTGAGCAATTTGATTTTGGCGCTGTCGGTAATCGGCTGGGTCGGTTACGCGCGGCTGATGCGCGGGCAGGTGCTGAAAGTGCGCGAATACGATTTCGTCACTGCCGCGCGCGCCTTGGGCGCGAACGATCTGCGGCTGATTGTGCGCCACATTTTGCCTAATGCGATTCAACCGCTGATCGTGCAGGCCAGCTTGGGCATGGCGGGCGCAGTGCTTTCTGAAGCCTCGCTGAGCTTCCTCGGCCTGGGGGTGCCGCCACCGGCGGCGAGTTGGGGCGCGATGTTGAACGACGCGCGCACCTTCCTGACCATCGCGCCGCACCTGTTGATCTTTCCAGGGTTGGCGGTAATGCTGACGGTGTTGGCGTTTAATTTTGTGGGCGATGGATTGCGCGAATGGCTTGATCCCAAACAGCAACGCTAA